One window from the genome of Luteithermobacter gelatinilyticus encodes:
- a CDS encoding MaoC family dehydratase: MSDVVINYLEDLKEGQSSSLSRTITDADITLFAGITGDTNPLHIDEEYAKTTIFEGRIAHGMLTAGLLSAVLGTRLPGPGAIYLSQNMTFKAPVRIGDTVHATVTVEEVVVSRKRVRLSCVCRVNDTVVMEGEAQLMVPSRPA, encoded by the coding sequence ATGTCTGATGTGGTCATCAACTATCTTGAGGACCTGAAAGAAGGGCAAAGCAGCAGCCTCAGCAGGACAATTACCGATGCCGATATTACCCTGTTTGCCGGGATCACGGGGGATACGAACCCTTTGCATATTGATGAAGAATATGCCAAAACCACCATATTCGAAGGCCGTATTGCGCACGGTATGTTGACCGCCGGCCTGCTGTCGGCTGTCTTGGGAACCCGCCTTCCGGGTCCGGGCGCCATCTACCTGTCCCAAAATATGACCTTCAAGGCACCGGTCAGAATTGGCGATACGGTCCATGCGACGGTTACAGTGGAGGAAGTGGTTGTGAGCAGAAAGCGGGTGCGGTTATCCTGTGTATGTCGGGTGAACGATACGGTGGTTATGGAAGGCGAAGCCCAATTGATGGTGCCGAGCCGGCCGGCCTGA
- a CDS encoding response regulator: MAVDKSMPILIVDDYKTMLRIIRNLLKQLGFQNVDEASDGSEALNKMRAKNYGLVISDWNMEPMTGYELLKEVRADEMLKSVPFIMVTAESKTDNVIAAKKAGVNNYIVKPFNAATLKQKLVSVLGEF; this comes from the coding sequence ATGGCTGTAGACAAGTCAATGCCAATCCTGATCGTAGATGATTACAAGACCATGCTGCGGATTATCAGAAACCTTTTGAAACAGCTGGGTTTTCAGAATGTGGACGAGGCCAGCGACGGTTCTGAAGCGCTGAACAAGATGCGTGCCAAGAATTACGGTCTGGTGATTTCGGACTGGAATATGGAACCGATGACCGGATATGAGCTCCTGAAAGAGGTGCGTGCGGATGAAATGCTAAAATCCGTCCCCTTTATCATGGTGACCGCCGAATCAAAAACCGACAATGTAATCGCGGCGAAAAAAGCCGGCGTGAACAATTACATTGTCAAACCGTTCAATGCGGCGACCTTGAAACAGAAACTGGTTTCAGTGCTCGGAGAATTCTGA
- a CDS encoding protein phosphatase CheZ has translation MASGLLPDHIGPLVDRLRRGDHQPVSLPDVAALTEVLMRSLESYFRSIDLTLYQECQSLADYINDARAEIASLSPDHSDSAQIPRAGQELEAIVQQTENATHIIMESAEAIMSAETDDPEAFQATVHDAVMKIFEACSFQDITGQRISKVVRTLEYVENRIDRLINILGIQEEDLKKHAENTSPPEEEDENKALLHGPALEGEGIDQTEVDALMEDTSASKPPTKTAGGEDAETPEPAEQSSATTAPAADAESTQVQTSQAQTSQKTASPASDAVTEDLPENLDPDDIDALFAEPSATAPAPAAPPPKPAKKRVAPPKYEENAEVALDVKSSDKTTQADIDALFG, from the coding sequence ATGGCATCGGGGCTTTTGCCGGATCATATCGGGCCGCTAGTGGATCGTTTGAGACGTGGCGACCACCAACCGGTCTCCCTGCCGGATGTTGCTGCCCTCACCGAAGTTCTGATGCGCTCGCTGGAAAGTTATTTCCGGTCAATCGACCTCACGCTGTATCAGGAATGTCAGTCTCTGGCGGATTACATCAATGATGCGCGGGCTGAAATCGCTTCCCTGTCCCCTGACCATTCCGACAGCGCCCAGATTCCCCGCGCTGGCCAGGAACTGGAAGCGATCGTTCAGCAAACCGAAAACGCCACCCATATCATCATGGAATCTGCCGAAGCCATCATGTCCGCAGAAACCGATGATCCGGAAGCCTTCCAAGCCACCGTCCATGACGCCGTCATGAAAATTTTCGAGGCCTGTTCTTTTCAGGACATTACCGGCCAGCGCATCAGCAAGGTGGTCCGCACCCTGGAATATGTGGAAAACCGGATCGACAGGCTGATCAATATCCTCGGGATTCAGGAAGAAGACCTGAAAAAACATGCCGAAAATACATCGCCCCCAGAGGAAGAGGATGAGAACAAAGCCTTACTGCATGGTCCCGCGTTGGAAGGAGAAGGCATTGACCAGACAGAAGTGGATGCGCTAATGGAGGACACTTCAGCCTCCAAGCCCCCCACAAAGACCGCAGGCGGCGAGGATGCCGAAACGCCAGAACCGGCGGAGCAGAGTAGCGCAACGACCGCTCCCGCGGCCGATGCCGAGTCAACTCAGGTCCAAACTTCCCAGGCCCAAACTTCCCAAAAAACGGCCTCCCCGGCGAGCGACGCCGTTACCGAGGACCTGCCTGAAAATCTGGACCCCGATGATATTGATGCCCTGTTCGCCGAGCCATCGGCAACGGCGCCAGCCCCAGCGGCGCCGCCGCCGAAACCGGCCAAAAAGCGCGTCGCCCCGCCCAAATATGAAGAAAATGCTGAAGTGGCGCTTGATGTCAAATCATCGGACAAGACCACTCAGGCCGACATCGACGCCTTGTTCGGATAA
- a CDS encoding EAL domain-containing protein → MNVLAHILITASYAIIAFFCALLVPDLLGPDLIGRLGPSAPLVLGGLIFLLGVQLHVAYVWRQGRQDMANRMLALHQDYQMSLDKLEHLENDVGRLEKQLSQTDYSRNAEIISEMRVLQTLLNQVVQKSGKSLAERLEAEERRQNRAEQESIGAVSLPRHFAEAERNEEEILKIMHHALEDNRVDLYLQPIVALPARRVVYFEAYSRVRDDHNNVIFPNQYLKLAEDSGLVGTLDNLLLFRCIQVIRRLGPRRPGLRFFCNISSVSLNDQEFFPQFIDFMLENQELADRLVFEFAQQDVIRHTPEVERSLVALGRRGFRFSMDHVIDTNIDLADLASRYFRYIKLKPALLLDEKGDIHPQDLKEAYARFDIDLIIEKIEEEREILEILDYGMDYGQGYLFGEPRLSSELSMSL, encoded by the coding sequence ATGAACGTGCTGGCCCATATCCTGATTACTGCGTCTTACGCGATTATTGCTTTTTTTTGTGCATTGCTTGTTCCTGATCTTCTCGGTCCTGACCTTATCGGCCGTCTCGGTCCGTCCGCGCCGCTTGTTTTGGGGGGGCTTATTTTTTTGCTGGGGGTTCAGCTCCATGTGGCCTATGTCTGGCGCCAGGGACGTCAGGATATGGCGAACCGCATGTTGGCGCTGCATCAGGATTATCAGATGAGTCTCGACAAGCTGGAACATTTGGAAAATGATGTGGGCCGGCTGGAAAAACAGCTCTCCCAGACGGATTACAGCCGCAATGCCGAAATTATTTCTGAGATGCGGGTGTTGCAGACTCTGCTAAACCAGGTGGTCCAGAAGTCCGGAAAATCCCTGGCCGAACGGCTTGAAGCAGAGGAGCGGCGACAGAATAGGGCGGAGCAAGAAAGCATCGGCGCCGTGTCGCTCCCTCGCCATTTTGCCGAGGCCGAGCGCAATGAGGAAGAAATCCTCAAGATCATGCATCATGCGTTGGAGGATAATCGGGTGGATCTGTACCTTCAGCCGATTGTGGCTTTGCCGGCGCGCCGGGTGGTGTATTTTGAGGCCTATTCCCGGGTGCGCGATGACCATAATAATGTGATTTTTCCCAATCAGTATCTTAAACTTGCCGAAGACAGCGGTTTGGTGGGGACACTGGACAATCTGCTGCTATTTCGCTGTATTCAGGTAATCCGGCGTCTGGGGCCGCGCCGGCCGGGATTACGGTTTTTCTGTAACATCTCTTCCGTGTCCCTGAATGATCAGGAATTTTTTCCGCAGTTTATTGATTTTATGTTGGAAAATCAGGAGCTTGCAGATCGCTTGGTGTTTGAATTTGCCCAACAGGACGTGATACGTCACACGCCCGAGGTGGAACGTAGCCTGGTGGCGCTGGGCCGGCGGGGATTCAGGTTTTCCATGGATCATGTCATTGACACCAATATTGACCTGGCGGATCTGGCCTCACGATATTTTCGTTATATCAAGCTCAAACCGGCTTTGCTTCTTGATGAGAAGGGCGACATTCATCCGCAGGATCTGAAAGAAGCCTATGCCCGTTTTGACATTGATTTGATTATTGAAAAAATCGAGGAGGAGCGGGAGATCCTTGAAATCCTAGATTATGGCATGGATTATGGCCAGGGATATCTGTTCGGGGAACCCCGGCTCAGCAGCGAACTTTCCATGTCGTTATAG
- a CDS encoding tetratricopeptide repeat protein yields MTTFSKFTKTLISATALAGVLAVFPLASVSTDRAYAAEEESKYANRKTRKTPALREKVYKVLGKAQEFADAENWVEANKVLEDGLGQKLDSLNSYERAQYYNFKGFLAYSQEKYNEAIAAYQNVLRQENLPPAMEDNMIYTLAQLYFVKEDYQKSIDYMNRWMEYQEAPSEQALILLGQAYYALGDKKNDLSYYRKGIPYIEQAISLYEEKGKEPKENWYLLLRVMYFELKEYQKVTDILELLVTKWPKKEYWIQLAGMYGELTNEPGLSAAEKKELEKKQLTVYELAHRQGLLEKNSELVNMSQLFLYHEIPYKAAKVLAEGLKKGLVEQNKKNWEYLSQAYINSQEMRKALEPLKKAAEMSGDGNLYMRLGQVYMQLDDYENATKYIGLALDKGGLKRPDTAHVVRGMAYFNMGELEKARQEFVKAKKYDRSRNMANKWISYLSKEAKRLADIKEFLGEDKRKK; encoded by the coding sequence ATGACGACCTTTAGCAAATTTACGAAAACTCTAATTTCCGCTACGGCTCTTGCCGGTGTATTGGCTGTGTTTCCGTTGGCTTCTGTGTCAACGGACCGGGCCTATGCGGCCGAAGAAGAAAGCAAATACGCCAATCGTAAAACACGCAAGACTCCGGCCTTGCGCGAAAAAGTCTACAAAGTGCTGGGTAAGGCGCAGGAATTTGCCGATGCCGAAAACTGGGTCGAAGCCAACAAGGTGCTTGAAGACGGCCTGGGTCAGAAACTGGACAGTCTCAACAGTTATGAACGGGCCCAGTATTACAACTTCAAAGGTTTTCTGGCCTACAGCCAGGAAAAATATAACGAAGCCATTGCTGCCTATCAGAATGTGCTGAGACAGGAAAATCTGCCTCCCGCCATGGAGGATAATATGATTTACACGCTGGCTCAGCTCTATTTTGTGAAGGAGGATTACCAGAAGTCCATCGACTATATGAACCGGTGGATGGAATACCAGGAGGCCCCCAGCGAACAGGCGCTGATTCTTCTTGGCCAGGCCTATTATGCCTTGGGGGATAAGAAGAACGATCTGTCCTATTACCGCAAGGGTATCCCCTATATTGAACAGGCCATCAGCCTGTATGAGGAAAAGGGGAAAGAACCCAAGGAAAACTGGTATCTGCTTCTGCGGGTCATGTATTTCGAGTTGAAGGAATATCAGAAAGTGACCGATATTCTGGAATTGCTCGTGACCAAATGGCCCAAGAAGGAGTACTGGATCCAGCTTGCGGGCATGTATGGCGAACTGACCAATGAACCGGGGCTGAGCGCGGCCGAGAAAAAAGAGCTGGAGAAAAAACAGCTCACCGTTTATGAGCTTGCGCATCGCCAGGGACTGTTGGAGAAAAACAGCGAACTGGTGAATATGTCCCAGTTGTTTCTGTATCACGAAATTCCCTATAAAGCCGCCAAGGTCCTGGCTGAGGGGCTGAAAAAGGGGCTGGTGGAACAGAACAAGAAAAACTGGGAGTATCTGTCTCAGGCTTATATCAACAGCCAGGAGATGCGCAAGGCTCTGGAGCCTTTGAAAAAAGCGGCTGAGATGTCCGGAGACGGCAATCTCTATATGCGCCTGGGTCAGGTTTACATGCAGCTCGACGATTATGAAAATGCGACCAAATATATCGGTCTGGCCCTTGATAAAGGGGGCTTGAAACGACCCGATACGGCGCATGTGGTTCGCGGCATGGCCTATTTCAATATGGGCGAGCTGGAAAAAGCCCGCCAGGAATTTGTCAAGGCCAAGAAATATGACCGTAGCCGCAACATGGCCAATAAATGGATTTCCTACCTGTCAAAAGAGGCCAAACGTCTCGCCGACATCAAGGAATTCCTGGGCGAAGACAAGCGCAAAAAGTAA
- a CDS encoding energy transducer TonB, giving the protein MIARYTVSFAFAALITFMLFFAMQLLIATGKKALTGTGEKIRVEIAEVRKAQEVEQKIRKPDKPEEVEAPPETPEIQMDTNLSNVNTGIEIGNAPVSAEVQVAGTGGFAASDGDYLPIVKVAPVYPRRAAERGIEGYVILEFTVTKHGTVTDIRVVESTSSLFNRAAIKAAEKFKYKPKVVDGEPVDVAGVLHKITFELEK; this is encoded by the coding sequence ATGATTGCAAGATATACAGTCTCATTTGCCTTTGCCGCTCTCATCACCTTCATGCTCTTCTTTGCGATGCAGCTGCTGATTGCCACCGGTAAAAAAGCGCTGACAGGCACAGGGGAAAAGATCCGTGTTGAGATCGCCGAGGTACGAAAAGCTCAGGAAGTTGAGCAGAAAATTCGTAAACCCGACAAGCCGGAAGAGGTGGAAGCCCCTCCGGAAACTCCTGAAATCCAGATGGATACCAATCTCAGTAACGTGAATACCGGAATCGAAATCGGTAATGCGCCGGTTTCCGCAGAAGTGCAAGTTGCCGGGACGGGCGGATTTGCCGCCAGCGACGGGGATTACCTGCCGATTGTGAAAGTGGCGCCGGTTTATCCACGCCGTGCTGCGGAGCGGGGAATTGAAGGATATGTGATCCTGGAATTCACCGTGACCAAACACGGTACTGTCACGGATATCCGTGTGGTTGAAAGCACAAGTTCCCTGTTCAACAGGGCGGCCATCAAGGCGGCCGAAAAGTTCAAATACAAGCCCAAAGTGGTGGATGGCGAGCCGGTTGATGTGGCCGGGGTTCTGCATAAAATCACCTTCGAGCTTGAGAAGTAA
- a CDS encoding ExbD/TolR family protein: protein MRKHSSAKSGDEAAIDMTPMLDIVFIMLIFFIVTASFIKEAGIDVDRPLSATALKQDKANIMIAVSDTNEVWMQKRRVDVRAIRANVERLRAENPEGSVVIQADKDAKSGIVMDVVDAVRQAGVTDYVVSTREQ from the coding sequence ATGCGTAAACATTCTTCTGCAAAAAGCGGGGATGAAGCAGCTATCGATATGACACCGATGCTCGACATCGTGTTTATCATGCTCATCTTCTTTATCGTGACGGCCTCCTTTATCAAGGAAGCCGGGATCGACGTAGACCGTCCTCTGTCCGCAACAGCCCTCAAGCAGGACAAGGCAAACATCATGATTGCCGTTAGCGACACAAATGAAGTCTGGATGCAGAAACGTCGGGTCGACGTGCGTGCTATCCGGGCCAATGTGGAGCGCCTGAGGGCTGAAAACCCGGAAGGAAGTGTGGTGATTCAAGCTGACAAGGATGCCAAATCCGGCATAGTCATGGACGTCGTGGATGCGGTTCGTCAGGCTGGTGTCACGGATTATGTGGTATCGACGAGAGAACAATGA
- a CDS encoding MotA/TolQ/ExbB proton channel family protein translates to MMPLMDALEAVRDFMERGGPILTWIFLVILLMWGLVFERLIYFKTGHRKQVNEVMGTWEARAERTSWFAHKIREAMISQVTMDLRGPLPLIKTLVAVCPLMGLLGTVTGMIEVFDVMAILGSGNVRAMAAGVSKATIPTMAGMVGALSGVFASSYLENRANKEAELLEDHLTMDH, encoded by the coding sequence ATGATGCCCCTGATGGATGCATTGGAAGCAGTCCGGGATTTTATGGAGCGGGGAGGCCCGATCCTGACCTGGATCTTCCTGGTCATCTTGCTGATGTGGGGCCTGGTTTTCGAACGTCTGATCTATTTCAAGACCGGACATCGTAAGCAAGTGAATGAAGTTATGGGAACCTGGGAAGCTCGCGCTGAGCGAACTTCCTGGTTCGCCCATAAAATTCGCGAAGCCATGATCAGTCAAGTGACCATGGATCTGAGAGGACCCTTGCCTTTGATCAAGACATTGGTGGCGGTTTGTCCGCTGATGGGTCTTCTTGGAACCGTAACCGGAATGATTGAGGTCTTTGATGTGATGGCGATTTTGGGAAGTGGTAACGTCCGGGCAATGGCCGCGGGGGTATCCAAAGCCACAATTCCCACTATGGCCGGAATGGTCGGTGCCCTGTCGGGCGTGTTTGCTTCCAGCTATCTGGAGAACCGCGCCAATAAGGAAGCCGAACTTCTTGAAGACCATTTGACAATGGATCACTAA
- a CDS encoding MotA/TolQ/ExbB proton channel family protein, with protein MKKLVTLVLAVALGGMASTAMAQKEVKNLDELLEIVRQGKVNETAEYRKREQEFLRNKSEQQALLNKAQAEQRAEERRSDRLEAEFKANENKLAQLQTELSEELGALKELFGVLQQVSGDARGVFEHSIISAQYPNRDEFLDELVQKTASSSKLPTIEEIERLWFEIQREMTEAGKVVAFDTTVQYPDGATEEKEVVRVGPFNLVSDGKYLEWRPQAQRVAELVRQPADRFLETAAALQQAKEGFTAFGLDPSRGSILALLIQAPSLRERIDQGGTIGYLILIVGAIGMIFIIERFIYLTIASRKVKAQISSDVVSENNPLGRVLSVYDANKEVDVETLELKLDEAIMKETPALERFLVLIKIISAVAPLMGLLGTVTGMIQTFQSMTLFGTGDPKLMAGGISQALVTTVLGITVALPTLFLHSVVAGMSKRIIHTLEEQSAGIIAVHAEQQSNKGA; from the coding sequence ATGAAGAAATTAGTTACACTTGTTCTTGCTGTTGCTCTTGGCGGCATGGCCTCAACGGCAATGGCTCAGAAAGAGGTGAAAAACCTTGACGAGCTACTGGAAATCGTTCGGCAGGGTAAGGTCAATGAAACGGCTGAATATCGTAAACGCGAGCAGGAATTCCTGCGCAACAAATCTGAGCAGCAGGCTCTTCTGAATAAGGCCCAGGCGGAACAGCGCGCTGAGGAGCGTCGTTCTGATCGTCTTGAAGCCGAATTCAAGGCCAATGAAAACAAGCTGGCCCAGCTTCAGACCGAACTGTCCGAGGAACTGGGCGCGCTGAAAGAGCTGTTCGGGGTGCTTCAGCAGGTCTCCGGTGATGCCCGCGGCGTGTTTGAACATTCTATTATCAGCGCCCAGTATCCGAACCGCGATGAATTCCTGGATGAGCTGGTGCAGAAGACCGCTTCCAGTTCCAAGCTGCCGACCATCGAGGAAATCGAACGTCTGTGGTTTGAAATTCAGCGGGAAATGACCGAAGCCGGAAAAGTGGTAGCCTTCGATACCACGGTTCAGTATCCGGACGGGGCGACCGAAGAAAAAGAAGTGGTACGTGTCGGTCCCTTTAACCTGGTTTCCGACGGCAAATATCTTGAATGGCGCCCGCAGGCTCAGCGTGTTGCAGAACTGGTGCGTCAGCCGGCGGATCGTTTCCTGGAAACCGCGGCGGCCCTGCAGCAGGCCAAAGAAGGGTTTACCGCTTTTGGTCTTGATCCCTCTCGTGGTTCCATTCTGGCCCTGTTGATTCAGGCCCCGTCCCTGCGGGAGCGGATCGACCAAGGGGGAACCATCGGGTATTTGATCCTGATTGTCGGTGCCATTGGCATGATTTTCATCATAGAGCGTTTCATTTATCTGACTATTGCCAGCCGCAAGGTGAAAGCCCAGATCAGCAGCGATGTGGTTAGTGAAAACAACCCGCTGGGGCGTGTGTTGAGCGTATATGACGCCAACAAGGAAGTTGATGTGGAAACGCTTGAGTTGAAGCTGGATGAAGCTATAATGAAAGAGACTCCGGCACTTGAACGGTTCCTGGTCCTGATCAAAATTATTTCCGCTGTGGCGCCGCTGATGGGGCTGCTGGGGACAGTGACCGGGATGATCCAGACCTTCCAGTCCATGACACTGTTCGGTACGGGGGATCCGAAACTGATGGCTGGCGGTATTTCTCAGGCTCTTGTCACAACCGTGCTGGGGATTACCGTGGCGTTGCCGACCCTGTTCCTGCATAGCGTCGTGGCCGGCATGAGCAAGCGCATTATCCATACGCTCGAAGAGCAGAGCGCCGGGATCATTGCTGTACACGCGGAACAGCAGTCTAACAAAGGAGCTTGA
- a CDS encoding DUF3450 domain-containing protein, whose amino-acid sequence MNKHRVRTLVLSAVAAGALMMGAGTAGATELKEVLDEGMAINKLAQESQKRIDKIVEETDKIVSQYKAVQKTIEGLKIYNAQLQRQIDRQVEEMEDLSTSIKQVTYVKRQITPLMLKMVDALEAFIKMDVPFQLNKRLEGIERLKDLMDDPSVDTSEKFRSVFEAYQIESDYGRALVAYTDTIEIDGVSREVDFLQVGRVALVYQTRDGQITGAWNNQTKQFEILDDSYRSSVAQALRVANKQAAADRLLKLPILAPERAQ is encoded by the coding sequence ATGAATAAGCATCGTGTAAGGACACTTGTTCTTTCCGCCGTTGCTGCTGGTGCCCTTATGATGGGCGCTGGAACAGCGGGTGCTACCGAGTTGAAGGAGGTCCTCGATGAGGGCATGGCCATCAACAAGCTGGCACAGGAATCTCAGAAACGTATCGACAAGATTGTTGAAGAAACAGACAAGATTGTCAGCCAATATAAAGCCGTTCAGAAAACCATTGAAGGCCTGAAGATCTATAACGCGCAGTTGCAGCGCCAGATTGACCGCCAGGTGGAAGAGATGGAAGATCTGAGCACGTCCATCAAGCAGGTCACCTATGTGAAGCGGCAGATCACGCCGCTGATGCTGAAGATGGTTGATGCTCTCGAAGCTTTCATCAAGATGGATGTGCCGTTCCAGCTGAATAAGCGTCTTGAAGGGATTGAGCGGCTTAAAGACCTGATGGATGATCCGAGCGTCGACACGTCAGAGAAATTCCGCAGCGTTTTTGAGGCGTATCAGATTGAAAGCGATTATGGCCGGGCCTTGGTAGCGTATACGGACACCATTGAAATTGACGGCGTTTCCCGCGAGGTGGACTTCCTGCAGGTTGGGCGTGTCGCTCTGGTATATCAGACCCGGGATGGTCAGATTACCGGTGCCTGGAACAACCAAACCAAGCAGTTTGAAATCCTTGACGATTCATACAGAAGCTCAGTGGCCCAAGCCCTGCGTGTGGCCAACAAACAGGCGGCTGCTGACAGATTGCTGAAATTACCTATTCTAGCACCGGAGCGGGCACAATGA
- the ccoN gene encoding cytochrome-c oxidase, cbb3-type subunit I yields MTTHDTQTAARPPQVSSLAQWLSALGLGLAAVIALLIAAKTTSSAFQIHAFIMLGAFILGIIAIFNMGFGNNGRLAAEASPSGVYYNDGVVKAGAIATIFWGIAGFLAGDLIAWQLAFPWLNFDTSFLNFGRMRPLHTSAVIFAFGGNALIATSFYVVQRTSKARLAGEIAPWFVFWGYQLFIVLAATGYLMGITQSKEYAEPEWYVDLWLTIVWVAYLLVYLGTLWRRQEPHIYVANWFYLAFIVTIAMLHIVNNLTVPVSWTEPKSYILFSGVQDAMTQWWYGHNAVGFFLTAGFLGIMYYFVPKRAERPVYSYRLSIIHFWALIFIYIWAGPHHLHYTALPDWAQTLGMTFSVMLWMPSWGGMINGLMTLSGAWDKLRTDPVLKMLVVSVAFYGMSTFEGPLMSIKAVNGLSHYTDWTIGHVHSGALGWVAYVSFGAIYCLVPWLWKREGLYSLKLVNLHFWISTVGIVFYICAMWVSGIMQGLMWRAYNELGFLEYSFVETVEAMHPYYIIRAFGGLLFVIGSLIMLYNVIMTIRGAGAAKRIATTATPAMAE; encoded by the coding sequence ATGACAACCCACGACACACAAACTGCCGCCAGACCTCCTCAGGTAAGCTCCCTGGCGCAATGGCTGTCCGCCCTGGGGCTTGGGCTGGCCGCCGTTATTGCTCTTCTGATTGCGGCAAAAACCACTTCATCCGCCTTTCAGATACACGCCTTTATCATGCTGGGGGCGTTTATCCTTGGTATCATTGCGATCTTCAATATGGGGTTTGGCAACAATGGCAGACTCGCGGCGGAGGCATCGCCGTCGGGGGTCTATTATAATGATGGCGTTGTCAAAGCCGGGGCCATTGCCACCATCTTCTGGGGCATTGCCGGCTTCTTGGCTGGCGACCTGATTGCCTGGCAGTTGGCGTTTCCGTGGCTGAATTTTGACACCTCCTTCCTGAATTTCGGCCGCATGCGGCCCCTGCATACCTCGGCGGTGATTTTCGCCTTTGGCGGCAACGCGCTGATCGCCACATCGTTCTATGTGGTGCAACGCACCAGCAAGGCGCGGCTGGCCGGGGAAATCGCCCCCTGGTTTGTGTTCTGGGGCTATCAGCTATTTATTGTGCTGGCCGCCACCGGTTATCTGATGGGAATCACCCAGTCCAAGGAATATGCCGAACCGGAATGGTATGTGGACCTGTGGCTGACCATTGTCTGGGTGGCCTATCTGCTGGTCTATCTGGGAACGCTATGGCGGCGGCAGGAACCGCATATCTATGTGGCGAACTGGTTCTATCTGGCGTTTATCGTCACCATCGCCATGCTGCATATTGTCAACAACCTCACCGTGCCGGTCTCCTGGACGGAACCCAAAAGCTATATCCTGTTTTCCGGGGTACAGGACGCCATGACCCAATGGTGGTACGGCCATAACGCCGTAGGGTTCTTCCTGACCGCCGGCTTCCTCGGGATCATGTATTATTTTGTGCCCAAACGGGCAGAACGGCCGGTCTACTCCTACCGCCTGTCCATTATCCACTTCTGGGCACTGATCTTCATTTATATCTGGGCCGGCCCGCACCATCTGCATTACACGGCCCTGCCGGACTGGGCACAGACGCTCGGCATGACATTCTCCGTCATGCTGTGGATGCCGTCCTGGGGCGGCATGATCAACGGCCTGATGACCTTAAGCGGCGCTTGGGACAAGCTGCGCACCGACCCGGTGCTGAAAATGCTGGTGGTCTCCGTCGCCTTCTACGGCATGAGCACCTTTGAAGGGCCGCTGATGTCCATCAAGGCGGTCAACGGCCTCAGCCACTACACCGACTGGACCATTGGCCATGTACATTCCGGCGCGCTCGGCTGGGTCGCCTATGTCAGCTTTGGTGCCATTTATTGCCTGGTCCCCTGGTTGTGGAAACGCGAAGGCCTGTATTCCCTGAAACTGGTCAATCTGCATTTCTGGATCTCTACCGTGGGCATTGTGTTCTACATCTGCGCCATGTGGGTCTCCGGCATCATGCAGGGCCTGATGTGGCGGGCCTATAATGAACTGGGCTTCCTGGAATATTCTTTTGTGGAAACGGTGGAAGCCATGCATCCCTATTACATCATCCGCGCCTTCGGTGGCCTGCTGTTTGTGATCGGCTCCCTGATCATGTTGTATAACGTGATCATGACAATCCGCGGGGCCGGCGCCGCCAAACGCATCGCGACCACGGCCACCCCGGCGATGGCCGAGTAA
- the ccoO gene encoding cytochrome-c oxidase, cbb3-type subunit II — protein MFKHEIFEKNSILLLIGILIVVSIGGIIEIVPLFYLNSTIEKVEGMRPYTPLELAGRNIYIREGCYTCHSQMIRATRDEVERYGHYSLAAESIYDHPFQWGSKRTGPDLARVGNKYSDEWHREHMIDPRALVPESVMPGYPFLATTELDYTTIQQDLKANRMVGVPYTEEMIENAALDLETQLDEYHDNLDAFLERYPGAQVRDFDGNPDKITELDAMIAYLQMLGTLVDFSLFDAQENNR, from the coding sequence ATGTTTAAACACGAAATTTTTGAAAAAAACTCTATCCTGCTGCTGATCGGCATTCTGATTGTCGTCTCCATCGGCGGCATTATCGAAATCGTCCCGCTGTTTTATCTCAACAGCACCATTGAAAAGGTGGAGGGCATGCGGCCCTATACGCCGCTGGAATTGGCCGGACGCAACATCTATATCCGTGAAGGCTGCTACACCTGCCATTCCCAGATGATCCGCGCCACCCGGGACGAAGTGGAACGCTACGGCCATTATTCGCTGGCGGCCGAAAGCATCTATGACCATCCCTTCCAGTGGGGGTCCAAGCGGACCGGACCGGACCTCGCCCGGGTCGGCAATAAATATTCCGATGAATGGCATCGGGAACATATGATTGACCCGCGGGCGCTTGTGCCTGAATCCGTCATGCCAGGCTATCCGTTCCTGGCCACCACCGAATTGGACTACACCACCATTCAGCAGGACCTGAAAGCCAACCGTATGGTCGGGGTGCCCTATACGGAGGAGATGATCGAAAACGCGGCGCTGGATCTGGAAACCCAGCTCGATGAATATCACGATAATCTGGATGCCTTCCTGGAACGTTATCCGGGGGCTCAGGTGCGTGATTTTGACGGTAATCCCGACAAGATCACCGAACTGGACGCCATGATCGCCTATCTGCAGATGCTGGGCACTCTGGTGGATTTCTCCCTTTTCGACGCCCAAGAGAACAACAGGTAA